The following are from one region of the Zonotrichia leucophrys gambelii isolate GWCS_2022_RI chromosome 1A, RI_Zleu_2.0, whole genome shotgun sequence genome:
- the MAFF gene encoding transcription factor MafF has translation MAADGLSSKALKVKRELGENTPLLSDEELMGLSVRELNHHLRGLSKEEVARLKQRRRTLKNRGYAASCRVKRVCQKEELQKQKMELEWEVDKLARENAAMRLELDTLRGKYEALQGFARTVATHGPPAKVATASVITIVKSGTNQAAYS, from the exons ATGGCTGCAGACGGGCTCTCCAGCAAGGCTTTGAAG GTGAAGCGGGAGCTGGGGGAGAACACTCCGCTGCTGTCGGATGAGGAGCTGATGGGGCTCTCAGTGCGGGAACTCAACCACCACCTGCGGGGCCTCTCCAAGGAGGAGGTGGCGAGGCTGAAGCAACGTCGTCGGACGCTGAAGAACCGGGGTTATGCTGCCAGCTGCCGTGTGAAGCGCGTCTGCCAGaaggaagagctgcagaagcagaagaTGGAGCTGGAGTGGGAGGTGGACAAGCTGGCCCGGGAGAACGCTGCCATGCGCCTGGAGCTCGACACCCTGCGTGGCAAGTACgaggccctgcagggctttGCCCGCACCGTGGCCACTCACGGGCCCCCCGCCAAGGTGGCCACGGCCAGCGTCATCACCATCGTCAAGTCCGGCACCAACCAGGCCGCCTACTCCTAG